The proteins below are encoded in one region of Polycladomyces zharkentensis:
- a CDS encoding NADH:flavin oxidoreductase/NADH oxidase — translation MAGLFDPITLRGMTVKNRIMMSPMCQYSVDTLDGHPNEWHYVHYVSRAVGGTGLIMIEMTDVHPDGRITDRDLGIWSDEHIPSFRRIVEACHQYGAKVGIQIAHAGRKAESESLRPQAPSAIPFSERFRVPHELTTEEVKELVEAFGKAAERAVAAGVDTIELHGAHGYLIHQFLSKLSNRRTDEYGEPERFAAEVIQTVRRRIPDDMPLLMRLSAVEYTEGGYTLEDTIERCRLFHELGVDAFDVSSGGESPVAPPIKTGVPGYQVPFAAAIREAVGVPVIAVGGLDDPKVAEMVLQNEQADMVAVGRAMLRDPYWANNAALALGQSHVLPKQYARAF, via the coding sequence ATGGCGGGTTTGTTCGATCCCATCACATTGCGAGGCATGACGGTCAAAAACCGCATCATGATGTCTCCGATGTGTCAGTACAGCGTGGACACTCTGGACGGTCATCCCAACGAATGGCATTACGTTCACTACGTCTCCCGGGCTGTCGGTGGAACAGGCCTGATCATGATCGAAATGACGGACGTGCATCCGGACGGTCGAATCACCGACAGGGACTTGGGTATCTGGTCGGATGAACATATTCCGTCGTTCCGGCGGATCGTGGAAGCATGTCACCAATACGGAGCCAAAGTCGGTATCCAAATCGCACACGCAGGTCGGAAGGCGGAGTCGGAAAGCCTTCGTCCCCAGGCACCATCGGCCATTCCGTTTTCGGAGCGTTTTCGTGTCCCGCACGAGTTGACCACCGAAGAAGTGAAAGAATTGGTGGAGGCGTTCGGAAAGGCCGCGGAACGGGCAGTGGCCGCCGGAGTCGATACGATCGAATTGCATGGTGCTCATGGGTATTTGATCCATCAATTTTTGTCCAAGCTTTCCAACCGTCGTACGGACGAATACGGAGAACCGGAACGGTTTGCCGCCGAGGTGATTCAGACAGTTCGCCGACGGATTCCCGACGACATGCCGCTCTTGATGAGACTGTCGGCCGTGGAATATACGGAAGGCGGGTACACTTTGGAAGATACGATCGAGCGTTGCCGTCTGTTCCACGAGCTGGGGGTGGATGCGTTCGACGTAAGCAGTGGAGGCGAAAGCCCTGTGGCTCCGCCGATCAAAACGGGTGTACCGGGTTACCAGGTACCGTTTGCCGCCGCCATTCGGGAAGCGGTGGGAGTGCCGGTGATCGCCGTCGGCGGTTTGGATGACCCGAAAGTGGCGGAAATGGTGTTGCAAAACGAGCAAGCCGATATGGTGGCTGTTGGAAGGGCCATGCTGCGTGATCCGTATTGGGCCAATAACGCAGCGTTGGCGTTGGGACAGTCTCACGTGTTGCCCAAGCAGTATGCGCGGGCGTTTTAA
- a CDS encoding terpene cyclase/mutase family protein, whose translation MRHCGGLRYAGSLTQVVLSLLGHLSWDRYPKVPVEFLLLPPWFPVNLFDFVGFTRVHVVPILVAADRKYAACLPERPDLSGWEEPKPNDIPFILSDSPLNEWVNSAFSSLPVGTSRVFSRREAALKWAETFMLERLEPDGTLYSYFTSTFLMVFALLALGYPKDHPVMVRALRGLRSFVCPLAEGLHLQETTSTVWDTSLITHALLESGLKPDHPAIGQSLRYLLSRQQTKRSDWELRNPGVPAGGWGFSDLNTLNPDMDDTSACLRALTPAACLWGGKYQSAWDRGMTWMISMQNRDGGWSAFEKNTDKKWPQWLLPFHDARTVWTDPSTADLTGRTLECVCRYTGLDRRHPVIRRAAAWLVEQQQRDGSWFGRWGIAYVYGTWAALTGLAAAGWDLRHPTVRRGVRWLLRVQRPDGGWGESCRSDRERRYVPLPFSTPSQTAWALDALIAVHDRPTPEIKAGVRCLLDLLEKKDPRVFRYPTGAGLAGQFYIHYHSYGYIWPLLALSHYRNKYGDVDN comes from the coding sequence GTGCGGCACTGCGGTGGCTTGCGATATGCAGGGTCACTTACCCAAGTGGTGCTGTCGCTGTTGGGACATCTCTCTTGGGATCGATATCCCAAGGTGCCTGTGGAATTTTTGCTGCTGCCCCCGTGGTTTCCCGTCAATCTGTTTGACTTTGTCGGATTTACCCGTGTGCATGTGGTGCCCATACTGGTGGCGGCGGATCGGAAGTATGCAGCCTGTCTTCCGGAACGCCCCGATCTGTCCGGTTGGGAGGAGCCGAAACCGAACGATATTCCCTTCATTCTGTCGGATTCGCCGTTGAACGAGTGGGTGAACAGCGCATTCTCGTCTTTACCCGTCGGAACATCACGGGTATTCTCCAGACGCGAGGCTGCGTTAAAATGGGCGGAGACGTTTATGCTTGAACGGTTGGAGCCGGACGGCACGCTGTACAGTTACTTCACGTCCACGTTTTTGATGGTGTTTGCTTTATTGGCGCTGGGCTATCCCAAGGATCATCCGGTTATGGTGCGAGCGTTGCGGGGATTGCGGTCTTTTGTCTGTCCGCTGGCCGAAGGTCTTCATCTGCAGGAAACCACTTCCACGGTGTGGGATACGTCCCTGATCACACACGCATTGCTGGAAAGCGGTTTGAAACCGGATCATCCCGCCATCGGTCAAAGTCTCCGATATCTGTTGTCCCGTCAACAGACGAAACGGTCGGACTGGGAACTGAGAAATCCGGGCGTGCCCGCGGGAGGATGGGGATTTTCCGATCTCAACACCCTGAATCCGGATATGGACGACACGTCGGCGTGTTTGCGTGCCTTGACACCCGCCGCATGTCTATGGGGAGGCAAATATCAGTCGGCGTGGGATCGCGGCATGACCTGGATGATTTCCATGCAAAACCGGGACGGCGGCTGGTCGGCGTTTGAAAAAAATACGGACAAGAAATGGCCGCAGTGGTTGTTGCCGTTTCACGACGCGCGAACGGTGTGGACCGATCCGTCCACGGCCGACCTGACAGGCCGAACACTGGAGTGCGTGTGCCGTTACACGGGTTTGGATCGCCGTCATCCGGTGATCAGGAGAGCTGCCGCCTGGTTGGTGGAACAACAGCAGCGGGACGGATCGTGGTTCGGCCGTTGGGGAATTGCGTACGTGTATGGAACGTGGGCGGCATTGACCGGTTTGGCTGCAGCGGGATGGGATCTGCGTCACCCGACAGTGCGACGGGGCGTTCGTTGGCTGTTGCGCGTGCAACGTCCGGACGGCGGCTGGGGGGAATCCTGTCGGAGTGATCGGGAGCGGCGATATGTACCGCTTCCCTTCAGCACGCCTTCCCAGACGGCGTGGGCCCTTGATGCACTGATTGCAGTACACGACCGACCGACGCCGGAGATCAAGGCGGGCGTCCGCTGTCTGCTGGATCTGCTGGAAAAGAAAGATCCCCGCGTTTTCCGATACCCGACAGGTGCCGGTTTGGCGGGGCAATTTTACATTCATTATCACAGTTATGGCTACATATGGCCGTTGTTGGCCTTGTCCCATTACCGAAACAAATACGGTGATGTCGACAATTGA